From Rhizobium sp. Pop5:
GATGGTCAGGAGCCATCCGAATGTCGAATTCATCGGCGAGATCAACGAGCATCAGAAGGCCGGCTTCCTCGGCAATGCCGGCGCGTTGCTGTTTCCGATCGACTGGCCAGAGCCGTTTGGGCTGGTCATGATTGAAGCAATGGCCTGCGGCACGCCCGTCATCGCGTTCGGATGCGGCTCCGTGCCGGAGGTCATCGACAACGGTATCTCTGGGATCCTCGTCGATAGCGTGGCCGACGCGGCCGAGAACGTCGAATGGGCGCTCAAGATGGATCGAAAGAAGGTTCGCGCGACATTCGAAGCGCGTTTCAGCGCCGAGCGGATGGCACGGGATTATCTGGACATCTATCGCAATCTTCCTGGCGTGCGCACCAAGGCGGCCCCGCTGCGCCGTGCCAACGGGCAGGACCTTGATCTGCAGGTCGTGGCATAATCCGGAGGCCGTCAGCATGTCGATCGCTTCTGTACACGATGAATCCGCATCGGCAGGTGGCCGGGCGCCGATCGCGCAGTTTTTCATTCCGGCAACCGCCTCGCTGCAGGAGCGGCGGCCTCGCACCCTGAAGCACGGCGACACGTTCGCCGTCTTCGACCACAATGGTGACGCGCTTTCCGGGCCCGGCAGCCCGGAAGGCATCTTCCATCGGGACACACGCTGCCTGTCGCATCTGCATCTGACGATCAACGGCAAGCGGCCAATGCTTCTGTCGTCGACGCTGCGCGACGACAATGCGACCTTGACTTGCGATCTCACGAACCCCGATCTCTTTGACGAAAAGGGGAAGCTCACACTTGAGCATGATCTCATTCACCTGCGCAGGACACGCTTTCTGTGGAATGGCGGTTGTTACGAGCGCTTGGGGGTAAGGAACTACGACGAGCGACGACAACAAGTGCGCATCGAAATTTCGTTCGGAGCGGACTTCGCCGATCTGTTCGAGGTACGCGGAACCGTCAGGGCGAAGAAAGGCTGCCAGCTTCCGGCCGTGGTGGAACAGGATCGCGTTCTTCTGTCCTATATCGGCCTCGACGATCGGAAGCGCTCTACGCAGTTGTCCTTCGATCCGCGCCCAGATGAACTTGGTAGCGGCCATGTCACTTATGACCTTGATCTGGCGCCACACGAAACGCGGTCGCTATTCATCCAGATCTGCTGCGACCAGGCCAACGATAAGCCTCTAGGCTACCAGTCGTTTTTCCTTGGCCTACGCGATGCCCGCCGTGCATTGCGCTCCTCTTCTTCGCGCGCGGCATCGATCGTCACGTCAAACGATATTTTTAACGAGGCCGCCCAGCGAAGCGTCTCCGACCTTTACATGTTGATGACCGACAAGCCGGAAGGCCCCTATCCTTATGCCGGAATTCCTTGGTTCAGCACCGTTTTCGGACGCGATGCGCTGATCACGGCGCTGGAAACGCTGTGGCTTGATCCGCGCATTGCCTGTGGCGTACTCGGCCATCTTGCGGCGAACCAGGCGACCGAGGTCGATCCGGCAGCAGACGCCGAGCCCGGAAAAATCTTGCATGAAGTGCGCTATGGCGAAATGGCCGAACTGGGCGAAGTGCCCTTCCGCCGCTATTATGGCAGTATCGACTCCACACCTTTGTTCATACTGCTGGCAGGCGAGTACCTGAAACGAACCGGCGATCTTGCCACAATCAATCGCCTTCTGCCGAATATCGAGGCCGCTCTCACCTGGATCGATGAACACGGCGATCGCGACGGTGATGGTTTCGTGGAATACGGGCGGTTGACGGAGGAAGGGCTGATCAATCAGGCCTGGAAAGACAGCCACGATTCTGTTTTCCACGCCGACGGCAGCCTCGCCAAAGGCCCGATCGCCATTGCCGAGGTTCAGGCCTACGTTTATGGCGCCTGGCAGGCAGCCGCCGCGATTTTCCGCCTGCTCGGCAGACCCGAACGCGCGGCAAAATTTTTGGCAAGGGCGGAAGGTCTTCGTCGTGCCTTCGATACGAGTTTTTTCAATGAGGAACTCGGCACCTTCGTTTTGGCGCTCGACGGGAACAAGCAGCCTTGCAGGGTCCGGTCCTCGAATGCGGGCCATGCCCTCTTCACCGGTGTCGCGTATCCGGAGCGGGCCACCCAGGTTGCCAAAACTCTGATGAGCGCGTCGTCCTTTTGCGGCTGGGGTATTCGCACCATCGCCTCCACCGAAGCGCGCTACAATCCGATGAGCTATCACAATGGCTCTGTCTGGCCGCATGACAATGCAATGATCGCCAGCGGTCTCGCCCGCTACGGATACCGCGCTGAGGCAAGTCGGATCCTCGAAGGTTTGTTTGCGGCCTCGACATATCTGGATTTGCGCCGTCTTCCGGAGCTCTTCTGTGGCTTGCCACGCCAGCGGGCTCAGGGGCCGACCTTCTATCCTGTTGCCTGCTCTCCTCAGGCATGGGCGGCCGCGGCGCCCCTCCTTCTGCTGCAATCCTGCCTCGGCCTCGACTTCGAACCGAATGCCCGGATCATCAGCTTCGACGAGCCGCAACTGCCTTCCTTCCTGGATGAGGTGATGCTGCGCCACCTGCGGGTCGGGAACGGCTGGGCCGACGTTGCCATTCGCCGCTCCGGACGTAGCGTGGTGGTTGACACTGTCGGTCGCCAGGGCGAGGTTCGCGTGTTGACCACCGCATAGACGAGGCTGCTTCCACACGGGCGGCTTGCCTACTCCAACTCCTCTTGGTCTGAGACGAGAAGGTCGATCACCAAGGCGGTCCTGCCTGTCGGCAGAGGCCGCCGTTCACTCATCAACGCCTCGTCGCAGTTGACCCATGCGAAGGCTTCCGCCAGTTCAGCCTGGTTGGCACCAGTTGCCACCACATCAGCTATCAAAGTTTCGTCGACAGGTCCGAGGATGGCGATGACGTCTTCGGAGGTCATTGTCATACCCATTACTCCTTTTGTTTCATCACAGGAATCTGGTGGTCCAAACAGAAAAAATCAAATTTTTCTACCGAGCAAATCCAACGTTCTTGAAACTACAAGCTACTGAATTATATCACTATTGTCCGGTCGCCCAAAGGGGATCGGCAAGTCCAGGAGGCGCCATTTGCTCTTGGCGTCTTCTTGTATCCATGTTGCTTGAAAGGAGGATATGGCTATGAGAACAAACCTCGATTTCTCTCCCCTGTTCCGGTCGAGCATTGGCTTCGACCGAATGATGAATGCGCTCGAAGCTGCAAGCCGCGTCGAAACGATCGACAACTGGCCGCCCTACGACATCGTCAAGTCCGGTGAAGGCGCGTATCGCATTGCCATGGCAGTGGCCGGCTTTTCGCAGGACGAACTGACGATCACGCAGGATCAGAGCATGCTCTTCGTATTCGGCCAGAAGGCAAATGCTGACGATGTGCAGTATCTGCATCGGGGCATCGCCGGCCGCTCGTTCCAACGACGGTTCGAACTTGCCGACCACGTCAAAGTCGTGGGTGCTGGCCTCGTCAACGGTCTGCTGACCATCGATCTCAAGCGCGAAATCCCCGAGGAGATGAAACCGCGCCAGATCGCGATCAGCACCGGCGAAGCGCTGCCTATGACTGAGACAAAGCAGATCGAAGCCAACAAGCAAGCGGCTTAAGCCATCCTCGGCGCGAATGCGCGCACAAGGCCCTGAGCGACGCCTGGGGCCGGCAGCGAAGCTTTGCCGAATGAACCACAAGATAAGGAGAAAAAACATGAGTGTTCGTGATTTGATTCCCTGGGGCCGAAGCAATGGCAATCAGGTTCCAGGTCTTCCACGCGATGACGACCGTGATCCCTTCCTGTCGCTGCATCGCGAAGTAAACCGCCTGTTCGACGACGTCTTCCGCGGCTTCGGCTCCGGTCTGCCGTCGTTTACCAGCACTTCCAGCCTCGGTTCCGGCTGGCCAAGCGTCGAGATCTCCGACACCGACAAGGAGATCAGGATCACGGCCGAAGTCCCCGGCCTGGAGGAGAAGGACATCGAGGTCCTCCTGAATGACGGCGTGCTGACGCTGAAGGGCGAGAAGCGCTCGGAGACCGAAGACAGGGATCGCCAGTTTACCGAGCGCTACTATGGCCGCTTCGAGCGCCATATTCCGCTCACCGTCGAAGTCAAGGAAGACGAGGTCGAAGCGCGCTTCCGAAACGGCGTGCTGACTGTGACCTTGCCCAAGGACGAGAAGGCGCAGTCGCAGGTCAAACGTATCGCGATCAAACATTAAGGAAAAAGCCGGAGGACGTCCTCCGGCTTTTTTCTGCGTCAGCATGTTCAAAACGAAGGAGGGACCATGTCTGCGTTCGTTAAGCTCATCAGGCCGTTGATCATCGTCTTCACCGTCTCCCTGCTCATTGGCGGCTTGCCAGCCCAGGCGCAATTCGTGCACGGGATCGGCGGCAGCGTGCCGACGCTTGCTCCGATGCTGGAGAAGGTAACGCCGGCAGTCGTCAACATCTCGGTTGTCTCGCAGGCCCCCGAAGAGGATAACCCGCTCTACAGCGACCCCTATTTCCGCCGCTACTTCAACCTTCCGGATCGACCTCAGGCGGAGCCGCGACTGAGCGCCGGATCGGGCGTCATTGTCGATGCAACACGCGGCTACGTCCTGACGAACCATCATGTCGTCGCAAATGCCCGCAAGATCCTCGTGACGCTGAAGGATGGAAGGCGGCTGGATGCAAAGCTTGTCGGCTCCGACAAGGGTACCGACATTGCGGTTCTCCAGATACCGGCCCGCAATCTGACAGCGTTGCCTTTCGGTGACTCGGACGCATTGCGCGTTGGCGATTATGTTGTGGCGATCGGCAATCCCTTCGGGCTGGGTCAGACCGTCACGTCCGGAATTGTCAGCGCGCTTGGCCGAAGCGGTCTCAGCCGAGAAGGTTATGAGGATTTTATCCAGACGGACGCCTCGATCAATCCAGGCAACTCGGGTGGCGCGCTGGTGACTTTCGACGGCCGGCTGGCAGGGATCAACTCCGCAATACTGAGCCCAGCGGGCGGCAACATCGGTATCGGGTTTGCGGTGCCTGGCAAGATCGCAAGATTGGTGATGACTCAGCTGATCCAGCATGGCGAGGTCATTCGCGGCAAGCTCGGCGTGGCGATCCAGGATATCGATTCCGATATCGCAGCGTCGCTCGGGCTGGAAGACGCGGGCGGCGCGCTGATCGCCGCGGTTGAACAGGGATCCCCGGCCGCTGCAGCGGGTTTAAAACCGGGTGACGTGGTGGCAGCTGTCGATGGTCGGCAAGTTCATGGCGCTGCCGATCTGCGCAATCGCATAGGTCTCACGCCAGTGGGCTCGCAGATCGAGCTGACCGTTAGGAGTAGTGGCTCGGAGCGTCCGGTTAGGGCACGCGTGAGCGGATCATAGAAGCCGCCTCTCTTCATGTTTCCGTTCGCGGTTCGTCCACGGCCGAGAATGCTCATTAGCGGGGAATTCAATGGTGCCAGCTTTCGTAGGCTGTTGCGAACGCAAAGAAGCACTCGACGAGCCTTAGCGCAAACCCTCGCCTTGAACGGATATGAACCGACGCTTTGGGTGGAGACCAGGTATTTCAGCATGTTAGGCGCTCAAGGCGCGGGTGACATCATCAAGCAGCTCGATCGGGAAGTTCGGAGCCCTGGCAGGCAACCGCGGCCGTACGACCGGCCAAATTCGCCTCCTTGCGGGCCAACGTTAGAGTTGGTTGGCCCGCACAAACGTAGCCCAGATGCTCACTTTACCAGTCCGATCTCGCTCGGTCGCCATGACTTGTCGAAGAAAGGCTCGGTCGGGCTGTACAAACGCAGAATGGTGAACCAGCCTTTCTTCGGGTCGGTCTGAATCCAGTTGCCGCGCGGAACGCCTTGCGGCTGCTCAGGCGCAAACCAGACCGTGGTCGAGCCGTCCGCAGCGGCCTCGGCAGCGGGTGAAGGATAATTCTGGCTACCCGAGCGCGGATAGCGCTGTGGCGTGTCGAGCATCGAGCGAGTCAAATTGTCGTACACCGTGAACGACCAGAAATTCGCCTCGGGTATACCCTTCGGCAACGTCACCTTGTAGGTCTTGGCACCGTCGAAGTGGTTTTTGTCGGCATCCGTCATCGCCAGCAGATATTGCGAGCCGATGCCCGGCAGCCGCATCGCCATGGCCGGGGTGATACCGGTCACGCCGTAGAAGAAGTTCGTCCGCGCGTCCATGGTCCGATAGCCTGTCGCGGGAAATGGTTTGACGCCCTCGGCGGTAATCTCCGGGATCGGTGTTTCGAACTCGTAGCCAGTTAGGAAGAGAAAATTGAACCAGGACGAGTTCGGATAATAGAACCAGCTCGGATCACGCGGGGACATGAAAAGACTGCGCGAGGTTGCATTGCCCACCGCGAGCGCGTCGCTCATGATCTTCTTCATGCGTTCATCAGGTGCAAAGGGTTTCCCCTTGACGATGCCGATTGCCGCCAGCGGCCCCATCAGTTCCGGATCGAGCGAGGTGGCAGGCTCGCGCTGCACCACTTCGTTCAGCATCTCGAAATAGTTCCAGTCGTTGGGCGGGATTGTGTTCATCACCTTACCGCTGCCTTCGTGGAAGACGGTGGGCGGCGGCGGCTCGATCTTGCCCAATTTAGCCTTGCCGGCGAGGAACTCGGCGATGGGGGTACCGACACCACCGGGCTCAAACGGGTAGACCTTGGTAAACTTACGGATTGTCTCCACCACTGGCTTGGGATCGTCATGATTCTCGAGGAACGATCGGCCGAACCACAGTATCGTGTTGGTCCGGGCGCGGGTGACATAGTATCCGCCCTCCGGCAGCGGCCCGTCGTAGTCCGGAGGCACGATCAGGTACTTGCCGCCTTCTCCGCGGTCGGGTCCGGGTCCACCCAGGTCAACGACCCAGCGGAACCAAGCATCCTGCACGACGCCGAGGAACTTGGGCGGAGCCTCCAGCACCACGGGTCCCTTGGAGAGGTCGAGATACCCCATGACGTAGATCGTGTCGGCATTGGCCGTCAGGAAGAGCGACTTGGCATCCATCAATTCGGAGAAGACGAGAACCTCGTTTTCCTTCATGCCGATATCCTGCATGGCATTGCGCAGCGCATGAATGCTGACGCCGCGCATGTTGTCCATGAAGGCGCGGTAGGCATAGGTGAAGTCGAGATTGTCGTAGAGCCTATCTGCGGTGGACTTGCTCGGCACACCGTCCTTGAACTCGAACTTGCCGATATTGGTATCGACGACGTCAGGCGTTGCAATGGATTCGGGGATTGGCGGTGCCTCCGCCAAGGCGGCAATTGTTTGCATGGCCAGGAAAGTGCCTGCCGCGAACGGCGGAATCAATGTGGATAGATAGCCGTGAATTGGTCTCATGGTTCTTCCTTTCGTCTCATCACTTCGGGGCAGCAGGGCGTCAACTCGCACGCTGACGAAGTCGGACCCGCTGTCGCCAGACCTGCTAACAGGCTGACTGGTGTCTCTCGATTTCGAAAAGTTTTGGCACTTGAAAATTGATCGGAACCGACCGTTGATTAGGCTCGGGATTGCTGGATCGACGTCGCTCGCCGCGTAGAGGCTGCTCCTCATCTCGCAGCAAGGGTATCGATAGAAGCTGGGGTCGCACGCTTACGTTAAGCAGCAGCGGCGAAAGCGAGAACCGCCTCATGGCGCCTTGTCCTCCTCCACACGCTCGCGCCTCGCCTGCAGTCTGTCGAACTTGCCGAAGTCGGTCATGATGCTGACCAGGACGCTCCCCGTCCAACCGAAGGTGAACAAGCCGGACATTGCTATGATCGGCCCAAGCAGACGCCAGCGATCCGGGAGAGTGACGTTGCCCTCCCCCAGCGTCGTATAGCTCTCCAGCACGTAATAGTAGCTGTCGCGCATCGAGGGGATGATATCTCTGACATAGAGGGGAACCGCCCAGATCAGAGTTTCTGCGAAGTGCAGGAGCGCCAGCGCGGCGATCGTCACCGACAGTATCAGATTCAGCTGCCAGCGCGGCGTAGCGCCGGTGACATGTGCCCAGGATTTGCTGAACTGAAGGCTGATGCTCCGGATACCCACGCCGTGCACGAAAATGACGACGATCAGAAACACAGTGCCGACGAAGATTTCGAATACCGGGTTCGGGCTCGCTAGATGGTCCAATCTACCTCCTCAGTCCTGTCGCCTCCGGTGGAAGGCTCTTGCAAACCTCCCACCGCACCGAAACGAGCACAGGCATGTCGCTTGGCCTTGGTGCTAGTAGCACGGCGGATAGGGGTAATATCCGCACGCCGGATGCGGGTAATAGTAAGGACGCTCGGAAGCGACAGCCGCGCCCAGCGCCGCCCCTGCGACGACGCCTGCGCCGTAGTACGCGCCGGGATGAGCGTACCAGCCGCCACGCCAGACCGCTGCACGACCAACACCCCCAACCGCGACACCCCCGTAGGGGCCACGGGCTGCGAACCAGTCAATGAACAGCGACGCGGGACCATCGGCACCGGCGAGATCACCTTCGAGGACGGCGACGTCGAAGGTGAGGTTTCCACCCTCCAGCTTCGGCGTCTTCAGGACGACGACCGCATCGGCGACGCTATCCCCCTTGCCGCTCAAGACCGAGATCGTCGCGTTCGGAGGATCCTTTGCGAAACTGTCGGGGCCTTCATCCCATTGCTTGATGAACTCGGAGGTCAGGACATGGCCCGCGGATCGCACGGGGCGGTCGGCGAACACGATCGATGTTGCAGAGATACCGCTCATGGTGAGCTTGCCATTCTCGAGCTTTGCACCTCCAGAATTGAGAACGGCAAGCGACGGCACCATCTTCGACTTGGTCGCGCCAATCGTCTTCTGTGCGGGTGCTGAAATCGCGTCCTGTGCAAGCGCAGGAGACGTGATTAGCAGACCAGCAGCCACTGCGATGACGCATGTGCCGGAAATTCTAAGCATCAGTTCTACTCCTCTTTCTAGCTGAGGGACGCTATTTCAAAAGTCCCAGATTGATGAGTTGTACCCGCCTGTTGTCAGCCGATTCGGGGTGGCCGGGATCGATCGGCCATTCTTCTCCGGCGCCGACCGAAAACAGGCGATCAGGCGACACCGCGAAGGTGGTCGAAAGCGCCTCGTTGATCGCGTCGGCGCGTTTCTGGCTGAGTTCGAGATTGTGTTTGGCGGTTCCGGTCGCGCTCGAGTGCCCGACGATGAGGAACTTGTAACGGAACAGGTCCGGATGGTGGAGCGCGTCGGCGATCAGCCCGACGGTGCGGTAGGATTTGGGCTCGATGGCGGTCGCGTTGTTTTCGAAATCGATCTCGACGATCAACTGCGAAAGCTCCGACAGCTTGCTCCAATTGGGCAGTGCCGCGACGCCCTTCCCAACATTGGCGTTGGCTTCCTCGACGAGCAGGGCGACATCGACGGCGGGTGCCGCGGACTTCACCTGTCCGAGCGTGCTCATGATCTGACTGTTGTCGAGCTGCTGGGCGGAAACGACGCACGGCGCCAGAAGCAGGCCGAGCCCACCGAGATACGAAGGCCTTGAACGATCATCTTGTTTCCCCTGTCTTTGGCCATGGATCAACGCCATCCTGCGTCGGCAATTGCCTGGTTGCATTCCTTGTTATCGACGCGCTTCGTCTCGACGAGGCAGGCGAGTATGTTGCCGTCGCCTTTGATGCCGTTGCAGTACTGCGAGATGTCGTGCTGGCAGACCTTGAAGACCGAGGCCTGTGCCTCCTGACGCTGAGCGATCGATGTCATGACGCTGCCAAGGGTCGAGGTGCAGCTCGGCGAGACTTTTGAAGCGTTTTTCTCGAGGCAAGCCTGGATGCGGCCGTTTCCGAGGTTCTGACCGTTGCAGAACTTCTTGATGTCGGACCCGCATTCCTTGGCGAGCGTCGTCACCGCATCAGCATAGCTGATCGTGTCTGCCTGACCCGCGGCCGTCATAGACAGGAGCGCGGCGAGCGCCGTTCCTGCGAAGATGCGAATTTTCTCTATCATCATTCTTCCTTTCCTCGAGCGATTGATCTGAAGTGGTCGACGGCTATCGTCGTGAGGGTCTCAATGGCACGATGGCTGCTCTGTCGAGCGCCTGCTCGATCTCGATCCGCATGCTGTCGATGAGCTCCTGATACTCGGCGACCCGCTCGCCCCGCTCGGGAGCAGACGAGCCTTCCCACCGGAGCTTCTCGTCATGCGCAGTCAGAAAATCGTCGCAAAGGTCACGGAATCCCTCGCTGCGGGCGGCGAGCTCCTCGACCACCTTGGCGCGCACCTTGAAGCAGTCCCTCACGAATCCAACACCGTTGGTCATCCGGTCTATCCATTCGCGTACGTCGCCTCTCAGCAGACAAGTTCACAACATGATGATCCAGATTTCTCTCTTGGCACCGTATCTTACAGTAACAAACGATCTCGAGGCCGGGCCTCCAGTCAACGCAGCCCCCATCCCAGAAGCAGCATACCGCTCGCCGCCGTCCAACTGCCGACCACCCGCATCGCAATGCGCGTCCAGTCCCACCTCGCTTTCAGCACGGCAGCCGAGACGAAGGCGATCAAGACGAAGACAAGACCGGCCGACCCAGCGAGTGCAGGGAGACCGTCGCGGGAGGCAGAGTATGCCGACCCGAAACTCCAACCTTCGAACGCCCCGAGCAGCAGGGCCAGCGATCCCGTTCCCCATGACGGCATTCGGATGTCGGCAGCCGCCAGGGCCCCCAGGATCAGCAACGGAAGACTTTCGATGACCGAGTTGAGGGCGAGCGGGCCGACCAGCATTCCCACCAGGCCGAATGCAACCCACCCTACCGGCAGGATCAGAACCGAAGCGCGTGCGTGGATTGGCCCTCGAAGTCCGGCAAATATACCAAGCGCGACGATGGGCAGAATTGCTTCCGGCGACATCGCGAAATGAGCGACCCCGTCATAGATCGGCCCCAGCCCGGTATTGACGAGATGAGCGCTGGCCTCGACAGGCATTGCTGCGATCCCGATAGACGCCCATCCGGCGTTAATGTGATTTTTCCCGCGAGCCCCAACCTTTGTCATGCCAGTGCATTCCATAGGAAGAACGCGCCGACGGCTCCGACCGCGCCACCGGCGGCCCTGACGGTGATCTTTCCCCAAGGCCACTGGTAGAGCAGTCCGATGACGATGCCGATGGCGTGCAACAGTCCGGTCGCGATCACGAAGCCTAGGCTGAAGAACAGGGCGTTTTCTCCGTGCGGCAGTTCGGCACCGTGCGCGTAACCGTGGAAGATCGCAAACACCCCGACCAGGATCGCCGCCGCAAACAGCGGCGGCCGGGTTTCGGTGAGGACGGCCGCCCCCAACAGGACGCCCGACAGGGCGATGCCAATTTCAACGCCGGGCATAGGCACGCCCAGAAGGCCGAGAATGCCGCCGAATGCCATGACGAGGGGGAACGTGATCGGCAGCATCCAGATGGCAGGCTTGCCCAATTGCGCGCCCCACAGGCCAACGGCAATCATCGCCACGACGTGATCAAGCCCAGTTATCGGATGGAGGAAGCCGGCGGTGAAACCCGACGCGCCGCCCCTCCCGACATGGGCCTCGGCGGCGCCGGCAGAGAGCAGGAGTGCCGTAGTGAAAAGTCCCATGCGATGAAGTGCTGAACGTCTCATGCCATTCCCCCAATCATCACCGCGATACGATCAATGGTCCAATAGGCGCCCAATATCCCGACCACATAGGCGGGCAGCAGTTCCAGGCTGCGCGGCAGCCTGATCTCGATCGATTTCAAGGCGGCGATGAGCAGGAGAATGAGCCCGACGAAGGCCAACTGGCCCGCCTCGACGCCCAGATTGAACATCAGCAGCGCAAACGGGATGTCGCCCTGCGGCAGGCCGAGCGCCGTTAGTCCGCTCGCAAACCCAAAGCCATGCAGCAGCCCGAAGGCAAAGGAGACGATCCATGGATGGCGAATCGTAAAACTCGTCTGCCCACCCCACACTCTGACGATCTCGGGACCGAGAAACAGGATGGACAGTGCAATCATCGCGTTGAGTGGAAGCGCCGGAACCGCGACCTTGCCCAGCGTCGCGACGGCGAGCGTGATCGAATGGGCGACCGTGAAGGCGGTGATCGTCTTCACCAGCATCCACCGCGAGCGGACGATGAAGAGCAGACCGAAGACGAACAGCAAATGATCGATACCGAGAAGGATGTGCTGGAAGCCACTCACGAAGTAGACTCTCGCCGCGGCAAGTGGACTGCGCGTGGCGGCGAAGTCGATCCATGGTTGGGAGGGGTGGATCATCGTCGTCTCGACGGTGCCGTCCAGCAGGTGAACGCGGACCAGCACATCTGTGATCGTCGCCTGCAGACCGACGAATTCTACACGCTTACCTGCAAGACCAGCGCCATCTGTCTCCACCACCCGCGTCTGGACAAGTGAATCCGGAAGGTCGCGCTGGGCCGGCTCCGTCACGTTGCGCACGCTGTCGGGAAACCGCAGAACGATCGGGAGCCGCATGCCTGACAGTATGGGCGTGCGCCAAACGACCTTGTAACGGTTAGCCGCCATCTGATCGATCTGAAGATAGGCGGGCCGTATCTCGTGGGCGACGGCGCTCGAGACGAACGTGACGGCTGCCACGACAGCACCAAGCAACAAACGCCAAATCGACATGGATAACATCAGCCGGGCGCTCATTGTGCTGACAACTCGATCTGGGTACCAGCACCGGTGGGAGCTTCCAGGTCCCGGAGGTCATCGGCGGTTACTGTCGGCAGGCTCACGACGTAGCGTGAACGCATCTCTCTGAGGGCGTTGTTCTTCACCTCGGCGTAACGCTCGTCGAGCCAGGCTGATTTGACGGCGGGTGCCACTTCCTCGAAGGCAGGAACCCGTCCGGGTTCGACGGAATCGATCCAGATGAGATGCCAGCCGTAACCGGACTGTACCGGCCCTTCCCACGATCCGGGTTTCAGGGTGAAGAGCGCCTTGGCGAAATCCGGTCCGAACTCCTTGGCCATCTGATCGGGCGTGGCGTCGCCGTAGTAGTTCCGGAACATGAACGGGTCGGCGACCGAAGCGACCTCCGGCGAGTCCGCAGCTTTGCCTGAGACGGAAGGGATGGCGGCTTCGGCAGCCTCGCGAGCGGCCTCGCCATGCTTGTCGAATGAGAAGTAGAGATGACGAAAGCTCAGGTGTGGCGAAAGCGCGAAGCGATCTGCACGTTTCGCGTACCACTCCTTGAGCTGAGTGTTATTTGGCTCGTCCAGCGTCGCCAGGTCGGCGGCCAGGAAGTCCATTTTCTGGGCCAGCCTGCG
This genomic window contains:
- a CDS encoding ion channel; protein product: MDHLASPNPVFEIFVGTVFLIVVIFVHGVGIRSISLQFSKSWAHVTGATPRWQLNLILSVTIAALALLHFAETLIWAVPLYVRDIIPSMRDSYYYVLESYTTLGEGNVTLPDRWRLLGPIIAMSGLFTFGWTGSVLVSIMTDFGKFDRLQARRERVEEDKAP
- a CDS encoding amylo-alpha-1,6-glucosidase is translated as MSIASVHDESASAGGRAPIAQFFIPATASLQERRPRTLKHGDTFAVFDHNGDALSGPGSPEGIFHRDTRCLSHLHLTINGKRPMLLSSTLRDDNATLTCDLTNPDLFDEKGKLTLEHDLIHLRRTRFLWNGGCYERLGVRNYDERRQQVRIEISFGADFADLFEVRGTVRAKKGCQLPAVVEQDRVLLSYIGLDDRKRSTQLSFDPRPDELGSGHVTYDLDLAPHETRSLFIQICCDQANDKPLGYQSFFLGLRDARRALRSSSSRAASIVTSNDIFNEAAQRSVSDLYMLMTDKPEGPYPYAGIPWFSTVFGRDALITALETLWLDPRIACGVLGHLAANQATEVDPAADAEPGKILHEVRYGEMAELGEVPFRRYYGSIDSTPLFILLAGEYLKRTGDLATINRLLPNIEAALTWIDEHGDRDGDGFVEYGRLTEEGLINQAWKDSHDSVFHADGSLAKGPIAIAEVQAYVYGAWQAAAAIFRLLGRPERAAKFLARAEGLRRAFDTSFFNEELGTFVLALDGNKQPCRVRSSNAGHALFTGVAYPERATQVAKTLMSASSFCGWGIRTIASTEARYNPMSYHNGSVWPHDNAMIASGLARYGYRAEASRILEGLFAASTYLDLRRLPELFCGLPRQRAQGPTFYPVACSPQAWAAAAPLLLLQSCLGLDFEPNARIISFDEPQLPSFLDEVMLRHLRVGNGWADVAIRRSGRSVVVDTVGRQGEVRVLTTA
- a CDS encoding cysteine rich repeat-containing protein — translated: MMIEKIRIFAGTALAALLSMTAAGQADTISYADAVTTLAKECGSDIKKFCNGQNLGNGRIQACLEKNASKVSPSCTSTLGSVMTSIAQRQEAQASVFKVCQHDISQYCNGIKGDGNILACLVETKRVDNKECNQAIADAGWR
- a CDS encoding Hsp20/alpha crystallin family protein yields the protein MSVRDLIPWGRSNGNQVPGLPRDDDRDPFLSLHREVNRLFDDVFRGFGSGLPSFTSTSSLGSGWPSVEISDTDKEIRITAEVPGLEEKDIEVLLNDGVLTLKGEKRSETEDRDRQFTERYYGRFERHIPLTVEVKEDEVEARFRNGVLTVTLPKDEKAQSQVKRIAIKH
- a CDS encoding DUF1254 domain-containing protein, whose protein sequence is MRPIHGYLSTLIPPFAAGTFLAMQTIAALAEAPPIPESIATPDVVDTNIGKFEFKDGVPSKSTADRLYDNLDFTYAYRAFMDNMRGVSIHALRNAMQDIGMKENEVLVFSELMDAKSLFLTANADTIYVMGYLDLSKGPVVLEAPPKFLGVVQDAWFRWVVDLGGPGPDRGEGGKYLIVPPDYDGPLPEGGYYVTRARTNTILWFGRSFLENHDDPKPVVETIRKFTKVYPFEPGGVGTPIAEFLAGKAKLGKIEPPPPTVFHEGSGKVMNTIPPNDWNYFEMLNEVVQREPATSLDPELMGPLAAIGIVKGKPFAPDERMKKIMSDALAVGNATSRSLFMSPRDPSWFYYPNSSWFNFLFLTGYEFETPIPEITAEGVKPFPATGYRTMDARTNFFYGVTGITPAMAMRLPGIGSQYLLAMTDADKNHFDGAKTYKVTLPKGIPEANFWSFTVYDNLTRSMLDTPQRYPRSGSQNYPSPAAEAAADGSTTVWFAPEQPQGVPRGNWIQTDPKKGWFTILRLYSPTEPFFDKSWRPSEIGLVK
- a CDS encoding OmpA family protein, with product MALIHGQRQGKQDDRSRPSYLGGLGLLLAPCVVSAQQLDNSQIMSTLGQVKSAAPAVDVALLVEEANANVGKGVAALPNWSKLSELSQLIVEIDFENNATAIEPKSYRTVGLIADALHHPDLFRYKFLIVGHSSATGTAKHNLELSQKRADAINEALSTTFAVSPDRLFSVGAGEEWPIDPGHPESADNRRVQLINLGLLK
- a CDS encoding Do family serine endopeptidase produces the protein MSAFVKLIRPLIIVFTVSLLIGGLPAQAQFVHGIGGSVPTLAPMLEKVTPAVVNISVVSQAPEEDNPLYSDPYFRRYFNLPDRPQAEPRLSAGSGVIVDATRGYVLTNHHVVANARKILVTLKDGRRLDAKLVGSDKGTDIAVLQIPARNLTALPFGDSDALRVGDYVVAIGNPFGLGQTVTSGIVSALGRSGLSREGYEDFIQTDASINPGNSGGALVTFDGRLAGINSAILSPAGGNIGIGFAVPGKIARLVMTQLIQHGEVIRGKLGVAIQDIDSDIAASLGLEDAGGALIAAVEQGSPAAAAGLKPGDVVAAVDGRQVHGAADLRNRIGLTPVGSQIELTVRSSGSERPVRARVSGS
- a CDS encoding Hsp20 family protein: MRTNLDFSPLFRSSIGFDRMMNALEAASRVETIDNWPPYDIVKSGEGAYRIAMAVAGFSQDELTITQDQSMLFVFGQKANADDVQYLHRGIAGRSFQRRFELADHVKVVGAGLVNGLLTIDLKREIPEEMKPRQIAISTGEALPMTETKQIEANKQAA